The genomic segment TCCGCGCGACGCCGCCGATGCCTGCGTCCTGCCCTGTATCTTTGCCCGAACGCGTCACGAGCCAATTGGCGAGGACCGCGCCGGCGATTGCACCCATGGGTGAGTAGACGAACAGTCCCAGCAGACCCGATGCGATCGGGTCCGCCCGGTTGCCGACACCGAGCAGGGAGAACAGCACGAAGATCGCGATATAGCCCGCCACCGCGCCAGCAACGCCGGCGGCTATCCGTGATGAGTTCTTCATGTCTCCTCGATGGTGGAACAATGCGCTGCCGCCGCCGAGGGCTGCCTGCGTTAGACGCAACAGGCTTGCGACTTGTTCAATGCCTTCGAGGGACGATGCGGAGCGGCGGGCCGCTCCGGCTGCGTCACTTCGCCACCACCTCCGGCACCTTGCCGGCCGGCGGCGTGTTGCGGCTGCGCTGGGTGCGCACGATGCCGTCGATGATGGTCATGCCGATGCCGGGGAGGTCGCCGAGCTGCACGCTCTCCAGGATGTTCTTGCCCGGCGAGTGCTGCGCCTTGTCCATGATGACGAAGTCGGCGGAGCGGCCGACCTCGATCAGGCCGCAGTCGAGCTGCCGCATCCGGGCGGTGTTGCCGGTGGCAAGGCAGAACGCGATCTCGGCCGGGAGGTCGCCGAGCGAGGACAGCATCGAGACCATGCGCAGGATGCCGAGCGGCTGCACGCCGGAGCCGGCGGGCGCGTCGGTGCCGAGGATGACGCGGTGCAGGTCGCCCATCTCGCGCGCGGTGCGCAGCGTGAACAGGGCCGAGCGCTCGTTGCCGTTGTGCACGAGCTCGAGGCCGCGCTTGCAGCCCTCGCAGATGCAGCGGATCTGGTCGTCGGGCAGGGCGGTGTGGCCGCCGTTGATGTGGCCGACCACGTCGGTATCGGCCTCCAGCACCACGTCCTTGTCGATCAGGCCGGAGCCGGGGATCGACGGGCCGCCGGTGTGGATGGTGCTCTGGATGCCGTATTTGCGCGCCCAGCCGACCATCTTGCGCGCGGTCGGGCCGTCCTTGACGCCGCCGAGGCCGACCTCGCCGAGCAGCTTGACGCCGTTGGCGGCCATCTCCTTGAAGTCTTCTTCCACCATCTCGCATTCGATCACCGGCGCGCCGGCGTGAACCTTCACGCCGCCGGGCCGCAGGGTCCAGAACGCGCGCTGGGCGAACACGGCCATCGCCTTGAGTCCGACGACGTCGCGGGGCCGGCCGGGCATGTGGACTTCGCCGGCGGAGATCATGGTGGTGACGCCGCCGTGGAGGTAGCTGTCGATCCAGTTGATCTGGTTCTGGCGCGGCGTCCAGTCACCGGCGACAGGGTGGACGTGGCTGTCGATCAGACCCGGCGCCACCGTGGTGCCGTTGGCGTCGACGATGGTGGTGGCGCCTTCGATGTCGACGTCCTTGAAGCGGCCGATCGCGGTGATCTTGCCGTTCTCGGCGACGATGGTGTCGCCGTCCAGGATCGGCTTTTCCAAAGCGCCGGACAGGATCAGGCCGATATTGCGGATCACCAGCTTCGAGGGTCCGGTGGCCTGGGGTGCGTCATGCGCCATGGAAGGGGCTCCTTATTCGTAACTGCAACGCTTCCGATCTTGGGCAGCCTTGACCGCGGGATCAAGCCGGATTATTCATTAGTATACGAATGATCGTGTACAAACGACGCATAGCTGCCGGCCTCGGAACCGCAATTGACGCGACAGGGAAGGTGAGATGAGCAATTTCAATCAGGAAAGCGTTTTGAGCGTCCACCACTGGACCGACACGCTGTTCTCCTTCAAGACCACCCGCAGCCCGACCTTCCGCTTCCGTAACGGCGAATTCACCATGATCGGGCTCAAGGTCGGCGAGAAGCCGCTGCTGCGGGCCTACAGCGTCGCCAGCGCCAATTACGAGGACACGCTGGAGTTCTTCTCGATCAAGGTGCCTGATGGACCGCTGACCTCGCGGCTCCAGCATTTGAAGGAAGGCGACGAGATCATCGTCAGCCGCAAGGCCACCGGCACGCTGGTGATCGACAATCTGGAAGAGGGCCGCAACCTCTACCTGATCGGTACCGGCACCGGCCTTGCGCCGTTCCTGAGCGTGATCAAGGATCCCGAGACCTACGAGCGGTTCGAGAAGGTGGTGCTTCTGCACGGCTGCCGGCACGTCAAGGAGCTCGCCTATGGCGAGATGATCACCGAGCACCTGCCGAAGGACGAGCTGCTCGGCGAGTACATCCAAAACCAGCTGATCTACTATCCGACCGTGACGCGCGATCCCTTCCGCAACCGCGGCCGCATCACCGACCTCATCACCTCGGGCAAGCTCTTCGCCGACATCGGCCTGCCGGCACTGGAAGCCGCCCATGATCGCGTCATGATCTGCGGCAGCCCGGCGCTGGTGGCGGACACCCGCGTCCTCTTGGGCGAGCGCGGCTTCGTCGAGGGCAATCACGGCGAGCCGGCCCAGTTCGTGGTCGAGAAGGCGTTCGCCGAGCGTTAAAGCGTTTTCGAGCGAAGTGGATACCGGTTCGCGTCAAGAAAACGCGTCCAAATAAGAACCTAGAGCCCCGTTCCCGGGGCGCTAGGCCCGGAATTTCTGCGCGAGAAGATCGCATTTTCGCCACCGCCGGGGCGTTGCGGCGCCGATTCGGCGCACGATACTATGTGGGACCGAATCAGCGGAGTTCCCACATGGTTGCGGACAGCGACAGCAACATCGCCTGGCACCGGGTTCAGTTGAAGAAGAACCGCGCCGAGTTGAAGGCGCTGGAGACCGCGCGCTTCACGATGGGCGAGATCGCCACCTCGAAGCGCAATGGCCAGACGCAGAAGACGATCACGGAACTCAAGCGCAAGATCGCGCAGTCGGAGCGGGTGATTGCCGATCACGACAAGCGCACGCGCCGTCCCCTCGCAACGGACCTGCAGAGCCTCAGCAATGGCAGTTGGAGCCATTGGGACGCCTACACCCAACAGCAGCGCAAGAGCGGCCAGCGCTCCTCCGGGCGCGGATAGAGCTCTCCACGCCTGCGGCCGACGCGCAGACGCGCCCTTGCGCCGGCCGCGCCGTGCACCATCTCGGTGATACGCCACCAATCGCTCCGGTGATCCCATGACAGCGCGCCTCGATTTCACCAGCGAGGCCTTCTTTCGCGATCCGCCCAAGGCGATCGCGAACTTGCGCATGTCAGGCCCTGTGGTCGCGACGCGGTTTCCTCTCGTCGGCAATGTCTGGATCACCACGACCCATGACGCCACCGCGCAGGTGCTGAAGGACGGCGCGACCTTCACGTTGCGCAAGGACGATGGCGACGTCGCGGGCTTGCGCTGGTGGATGCCGAGGTTCGTCAGGACTATCGCCAACAGCATGCTGACGATGGACGAGCCGGATCACACGCGGCTGCGCAGCATCGTGGACGAAGCGTTTCGCCGCCGCGCGATCGTCGCGATGGAGCCGCGCATCCGGGCCATCGCCGACGGTCTGGCCGATGAGCTGTTCGCGGAGGAATGCCCGGCCGATCTGGTCCAGCGCTATGCGCGCATCCTGCCGCTCGCGGTGATCTCGGAGCTGCTCGGCCTGCCGCTGGCAGATCGTCCAAAGTTCATCGCCTGGGCCAACGCGATGTCCTCGTTGACGAACGTCGTCAGCTTCTTGTCCCTGCTGTTCGCGTTCCGCAAGATGCGCTCCTACCTCGAGCAGCAGTTGCAGACCGCGCGCGTGCAGGGCGGCGAGGGCCTGATTGCCGAGTTGATTCAGGTCGAGCGCGAAGGCGGTCAGATCACGCCGGATGAAATGGTTTCGATGGTGTTTCTGCTGCTCGCCGCGGGATCGGAAACCACCACCCATCTCATCAGCGGTTCCGTCTACGAGCTGCTCAGGAATCCCGAGCTGCGCGACTGGCTGGAACAGGACTGGAGCCGTGTCGGGCTCGCGGTCGAGGAGTTCCTGCGCTTCGTCTCGCCGGTGCAATTCTCCAAGCCGCGCTATGTGCGGCGCGATGTCGAGGTCGAAGGCGTGCGCCTGAAGAAGGGCGATCGCGTCATGGTGATGCTTGCCGCCGCGAACATGGATCCCACGGTTCATGATCGTCCCGAGACCCTCGATCTCGAACGCAAGCCGAACCGCCATATCTCCTTCGGCACGGGAATCCACTTCTGCCTCGGCCATCAGCTTGCGCGGATCGAGGCGGCCTGTGCGCTGCAGGCGCTGTTCGTGCGCTGGCCGAAATTGAGTCTGGCCGTCGATTCCGCCGAGGTCCGCTGGCGCAAGCGGCCGGGCCTGCGCGCGATCGCGAAGCTTCCTGTCGCGCCAGAGGGCCGCGGAACAGAGACGACGTCACGCACGGGAACGAGAGACGATCGTTCCCTCACCGCGGCGAACTGACGTCGGCAACGCCCTTTCGGAAAATCTTTGCCGGATGTGAACGATCAGGAACGGTGTGCCGATCGTGCTGTTGTTATCCCGACATGACACGGAGGAGAGTTCCTTGAGCGCATGTCGCAGATCGACGTCTTAACAGGAGACAAGATCATGGCCAGCAAGATGCCACCTGTTCCACCGGACAATCAGAGCCACAAGGGAACTGGAGATCGCAAGCAAACGCCCGCCGATCAGATCCCGCACGGTCAGCAACGTGCGCAGAATCCGGATCAGCAGGGACAGCAAGGCAACATCAAGCAGAACACGACCAATCAAGGCTATCAGCAAGATCGCTGAGGAGGCGACATTGTCGACATCCACGAAGACACCGAACAGCATTCGTCAGGGCGGACCCGGCGCCTCGCACGAGAACGCGAAGGCGCCGCTTGAGGTGAAGAAACCGCCGGCGGATGATCGGCAGCGCAGCCACAGCCGGGTTTCCGGCGGCGGTGGCGAGCACGATTCCCATCACAGGCACGACGAGGCCGGAAAGGGCGGAGGCAGGTGACGATTGGAGATCAATATGCAGGGCAAGAAGACTCACGAACAGCAGGTGCGCATCCTCGAGCGGAAGCCCGATGTTCCGGATGCGCGAGAGCTCGAGCAGGCCGCCGGCCATAGCCCGCAAGACACGCGCGTCCATCGTGCCAACCCGGGGGTGCGTCACAGCGAGTTTCCGGTGAGCCGCGGCGGCCTCAACCAGGAAAGCGATCACAACAAGCACAACGATCCCGGCCAGAGCGGCCACAAGCCGCCCAAGCCGACGACGGCACAACAGAAGCACTAATCTTCGCAAGACGACTGCAAGAGATCACTGCAAGAGGAGAGACTGATGCCAGGTGGCCACGGCAGCAAGACGCATTTCAGATCGGGCATGCATGGCAAGGGCGACGGCACCGGCGCGTTGACCGACGTGCCGAAGGAGATGATCGGCGACAACATGGTCCTGTCCAACCGAGACAAGAAACAGCATTCGGACATCCGCGGCATGGACAGCAAGGCCATTCAGACCGAGCAGTATCAGGATCACGCGGCCAACCGGCTCGAACGGGAGCCGGACGCCGACGAGACCTGAGAGGGGCGTTCCCCCCGCCAGCTTGCGGACCGGCGTTCAGCCGGTCCGCTTTTTTGTAGACGCAAGATCGCGCTCCCAGCCGAACACCGAGCGGCCATCGAGATCCGGTGAGGCCGCACGCTCACCGGCGATGAAAGCCGCGACCGAGGGGCCGCGCGCGGTTCGCTCCAGCCGCCGCGCCTGGTCGTCGAGGCGCTTGATCGCCTGCATCTCCTCCTCGCGTCCGAGCTTCGCGTTCTGGATCGCGCCTTTCAGCACCCGGATGGTCTCGTCATAGACCTTGATCGGAACGGGGTAGGGATGCCGGTCCTTGCCGCCATGGGCGAGCGAGAAACGCGCGGGGTCGGTGAAACGATAGGGCGCACCGTGCACGATCTCTGCGACCATCGCCAGCGAGCGCACGGTGCGCGCGCCGACGCCCGGCGTCAGCAGCAGTTCCGGAAAATCCGCCGGGCCGCGCTCGGCCGCCGCGGCCAGCGTGCCGTGCAGACGGCGTGCGAACACGTCCTTCGGCCGCACATCATGATGTGCCGGCATGATCAGATGCGGCAGCATGCCTTGCGCCGGTGTGGACGCGGTCCCCGCGAGCCGTTCGAATTCTGAGACGATGCGATCCGGACCGAGATCGGAGAGCAGCTCGAGCTGCGCCGTCCGAGACATATCGGCGCGATGATCGGTGAGATTGACGATCTCTCCCTGCTGCGGCCCGTCGATTGCGCTATGCGGCGTATCGACAAAGCTCTTCAGTGCCTCGGAATGCCAGTGATAGCGCCGCGCCTGCCGCTTGTCGCCGTTCATGCCCTGCTGAACCACCGTCCATTTGCCCTCAGCGGTGACGAAGAAGCCGTGCAGGTAAAGGTCAAAGCCGTCCTGGACCGCGGCACTGTCGACCTTGGCGACCAGACGGCTGGCACGCGTCAGCTCGATGCCGTCGAATCCGACGCGCTCGCCGAGTTGCAACAGCTCGTCCGGCGTCTTGCGCGAATGCTGACCGCGGCCGCCGCAGACGTAAATCCCGAGCTCGTCCTGGAGCGGTCCGAGCCCGCGCTTCAGCGCGCCGATCACCGAGGTGGTGATGCCGGAGGAGTGCCAGTCCATCCCCATCACGGCGCCAAACGACTGGAACCAGAATGGATGCGACAGCCGCTGCAGAAACGCGTCGCGGCCGTAATGATGCACGATCGCCTGGGTGACGATCGCCCCCAGGGAGGACATGCGGCTTGCCAGCCAGGGCGGAACCCGCCCGGTGTGAAGAGGAAGATCGGCGCTGCCGGTACGTCGAGTCATGCCGACAAGCCTAGCGCAGCTCAGCGACGGTTGCACCTGCGGGATGCTGCATTGCACGGAGCGGGGGAGCGAAGCCGGCCAGGAGGCGTTGTGCGGGTTGCGTGAATGCAATGATGGGGACGATCCATGGATTGGCAGGCCCTTACGGCCGAAATCGACGCGATGTTCGGCTGGATACCGTCATGGTTCATCGGGCTCAGCCTGGTTGGCGGTGCGATCCTTCTGGCCTTGGTGGCCTACCGGATCGCCACGTGGGTGCTCACGCGCGCTTTCGCAACGCGCCTTCCGCTGCTGAGCGTGTTCATCGAGCGGACCGCTGGCCCGGCGCAAATGGCGCTCTGTCTTGCCGCGGTCGCAATGGTGCTGCCGCTGGCGCCGCTGGACGACACGATCCGCAACCCCCTGACGCGGCTGTTCGTGGTGGCCTTCATCGCGTTGATCGGATGGATTTCGATCCGGATCGTCGACATGAGTGCGGCGCGCTACTTGCAGAACTTTCGCGATGTTACCGAGAATTTCGTCGCGCGCAAGCATGTGACGCAGGTGCGCGTGTTCAAGCGCGTCACCGACACCATTATCGTCATCATCACGGTCTCCGCCGCGCTGATGACGTTCGACTCCGTGAAGCAATACGGCGTCAGCCTGTTCGCCTCCGCAGGAGCGGCCGGTATCATCGTCGGTCTTGCCGCGCGCCCGCTGCTGAGCAATCTGATCGCGGGCCTGCAGATCGCGATCACCCAGCCGATCCGCATCGAGGATGCCGTGATCATCGAGAACGAATGGGGCTGGGTCGAGGACATCGCCTCGACCTATGTCGTGATCCGGTTGTGGGACTGGCGCCGCATGGTGGTTCCGCTGTCCTATTTCATCGAGAAGCCGTTCCAGAACTGGACGCGCGACACCGCATCCCTCATCGGCGTCGTCGCGCTGCATGTCGACTATCGCGCCGACGTCCCGCGCATCCGGCGCTGGCTGGAGGAGGCGGTGAAGGCGTCAAAGCTGTGGGACGGGGAGGTGGTGAATCTGCAGGTGATCGATGCCGATTCGCGCACCATCGAACTTCGGGCGCTGGTCAGCGCCAGGAATGCACCGCAATCGTGGGACCTGCGCTGCGAGATCAGGGAAAAGCTCATCGCCTTCATCCGCGACGAGATGCCAGAGGCGCTGCCGCGCGACCGCGCCATCCTGATCCCGTCGGGAGACGAAGACGGCGATTTCGCGCGGCGCTTCGCACCGCCGGAGAAGATGCGGGCGAACGCCACCAGCTGAACAGCGCCGATCTCTTGCCAGGGCGCGCCTTGCCTCATTGCGCGCGGATGTTGGCGGCCTTCAGCACGGGCTCCCATTTGGCCGCCTCCGCACGCATATAGGCATCAAACTCCTTGGGCGATGAGCCGACCGGGGTGGCGCCGATCTTGCCGAGCGTCGACAGCACGCTCGGATCTTGCAGCGCCGCCTTGAGATCGGTCTCGAGCTTCGCAACGATCTCCGGCGGCATCTTTGCAGGACCAAGCACGCCCCACCAGACCGAGACGTCGTAGCCGGGCACGCCGGCCTCGGCGATCGTCGGCACGTTTGGCAGCGCCTTGGAGCGTTCGGCCGAGGTCACGGCGAGCGCGCGGACCGGGCCGCCTTCGAGCTGGCCGATTGCTTCCGCGAGCGGATTGATGCTGAGCGGGATCTCGCCGGCGATGACGGCCGTCAGCGCCGGTGCGCCGCCCTTGTAGGGGATCGCGACGATCTTGGTGCCGGACATGTGCTTCAATAGCTCGCCGGCGAGATGCGCCGAGGTGCCGTTGCCGGACATGCCATAGGAGAGCTTGTCCGGCTCCTTCTTGGCCGCGGCAAGGAGATCGCCAAGTGTCTTGTAGGGGCTGTCCTTCGCCACCACGATCGCCAGTGGCGAGGAGGCGACCTCGGTAATGGCGGTGAAATCCTTGAACGTGTCGTAGGGCACGCTCGGATAGATGAACTGGTTGAGCGGATGACCGCTGGCGACCAGGATCAGCGTGTAACCGTCAGGCGCGGCTTGCGTCAGGGCTTGCGAGGCGACGATGCCGCCCGCGCCGGGACGGTTGTCGATCACCGGCTGCTGCCCCCAGGTCTTGGCCAGCGCCTGGCCCAGCGTGCGCGCGAGCACGTCGACCGCGCCGCCGGCGGCGTAGGGGACCAGAATGTGGACCGGCTTGCTCGGATAATTTTCGGCCTGCGCGGCGCTCCCGGCCAGCAGCAAGCCGGCACCCAGCATCAAGCCGCCGATCTTCTCGTTCAAACCCAGCATATGTCCCAGCACTCCTCGAAGGCATTCGCGTCCATCGATGGTCTCCACGCGGTCCCGCCATCACCACGTTCTTGTTGACGAGACCTGATCTTTTGTACGATAGTACAAATCACATGGTACGCAAGCCCACCAGCAAAGAAGCGGCCCGCAAGCCGAACATGCGCGAGGCGATCCTCGCCGCCGCGGAGGAGCTGTTCGCCACCAACGGCTTCAATGCCGTGTCGGTGCGCGACATCGCGCAAGCCGCCGGAGCGAATCCGGGCAGCGTGACCTATCATTTCAAGACCAAGGACGGTTTGCTGCTGGAGATCTACCGGCGCCATTGCGGGCCGATGAACCTGCGCCGCTCCGAGCTGCTCGCGGCCGCAAGGCGCGTGCGCGATCTCCAGGACCGGCTGGAGGCGATCGTGCGCGCCTATGTGGTCCCGGCCTTCACCTCGGGCAGCGATCTCGCCGGCGGCGGGGCGCGTTTCACGCGGCTGCGCGCGGTGATGTCGGCGGAAGGCAACGAGGTCGCGCGAAAGATCATCGCACAGACCTTCGACGACACCAGCCACGCCTTCATCGACGCGGTCCACGAGAGCCTGCCGCACATTCCGCGCACGGACATCGTCTGGCGCAGCCATTTCCTGCTCGGCGCTCTCTATTATTCGCTGGTGACGCCGGAGCGTGTGTCGCGCCTTTCGCGCGGCGAGGCGGACGGCAGCGATGCCGCGGCCGCCATCGAGCAATTGGTGCAGGCCACCGTCGCCGCGTTCCAGGCGCCGGCGCTGGACCAGGCCGCGCCGGCGCGGCGGCGGCCGATCGTCGCCAGCAAGACGTGAAGCGAGCGGGCTCGCTTCGGCGGTTTACGTGATGACGATGATGTATACGCCGACCATTCCACCGCCCGATCCGAACACGCGCACGCCGAAGTTCAGGCTGCCGAAGCTGTCATGTGATGCGCATTGCCATATCTTCGGGCCCGGCGCGAAATATCCTTACGCGCCGGAGCGTTCCTACACGCCGCCGGATGCGCCGCTGGAGGATTTTCGCGCGCTGCACGCCAAGCTCGGCGTGGAGCGCGCCGTCATCGTCAATGCCAGCGTGCACGGCACCGACAACAGGGTGGCGCTCGATGCCATCGCTGAGAGCAATGGCGCCTACCGTGCCGTCGCCAACATCGACGACACCATCACCGAGCGCGAGCTGCGCGTGCTGCACGAGGGCGGTTTTCGCGGCTGCCGCTTCAATTTCGTCCGCCATCTCGGCGGCGTTCCCGACAAGCGCGCATTCGACCGCATCGTCGCGATGGTCACGCCGCTCGGCTGGCACGTCGATCTGCATTTTGATGCGATCGATCTGCCCGAATATGCCGACATGCTGACGAGGCTGCCGCTGAACTACACCATCGACCATATGGGCCGAGTCAAGGCGGCGGACGGGCTCGACCAGCTGCCGTTCAGGATCCTAATCGAGCTGATGCAGCGCGACGAGAAGTGCTGGGTGAAGATCTGCGGTTCGGAGCGGGTCTCCTCGGCCGGTCCGCCGTTCACCGATGCGGTGCCGTTCGCGCGAAAGATCGTCGAGACCGCGCCGGATCGCGTCATCTGGGGCACGGACTGGCCGCATCCCAACGTCAAGGTGATGCCGAATGACGGCGATCTCGTCGATTTGATCCCGCTGTTTGCGCCGGAGCCGGAGCTCCAGACCAAGATTCTGGTCGACAATCCCGCGCGCCTGTTCGAGTTCGAGGCGTGACGCGCCTTCGCGACCGGCACGCTGTGCGGACATGCACTGTGGCCGCATGCATACGAACGAAAAGGAGTAGCCCATGAAAACAGGCCTCGTCGTCACAGCCCATCCCGGCGATTTCGTCTGGCGCGCCGGCGGCGCCATCGCGCTGCATGCGAAGAAGGGCTATCGGATGAAGATCGTGTGCCTGTCCTTCGGCGAGCGCGGCGAGAGCCAGTTCGCCTGGAAGGAGAAGGGCGCGACGCTGGAATCGGTGAAGGCCGGCCGCAAGGACGAGGCGGAGCGGGCGGCCAGGCTGCTTGGCGCCGAGATCGAGTTCTTCGACTGCGGCGACTATCCGCTGAAGCTGACGGAAGCGCATTTCGACCGGATGGTCGACATCTACCGCGAGCTCAATCCGAGCTTCGTGCTGACGCATGCGCTGGAAGACCCCTACAATTTCGACCATCCGAACGCGGCGCATTTCGCACAGGAGACCCGCGTGGTCGCGCAGGCCATGGGCCACAAGCCCGGCGCGCAGTACAAATATGCGGCGCCGCCGGTTTTCCTGTTCGAGCCGCATCAGCCCGAGCAATGCAACTACAAGCCCGACACGATCCTCAAGATCGACGAGGTCTGGAAGGAGAAGTACGAGGCGTTCCAGATCCTCGCCGCGCAGAAACATCTCTGGGGCTATTACGAGCGTGTCGCGCTCAACCGCGGCATCCAGGGCAGCCGTAACACCGGCGTTCCCATGACATATGGTGAGGCCTATCAGCGCCTGTTTCCGACCGTGGCGGAGGAACTCGCGTGAAGCCGGTCGTCGTTCGCAACATCAAGCGGGCCGATCCCGCCGGTATGGCGGAGTACGGCGTCTCCACCGTGCACGAGGTTTACGGCCGCATCGGCCTGATGAAGCCTTACTTGCGTCCGGTCTGGGCGGGCGCGTCGATCGCCGGTCCTGCGGTCACGGTG from the Bradyrhizobium sp. WBAH42 genome contains:
- a CDS encoding amidohydrolase family protein; this encodes MAHDAPQATGPSKLVIRNIGLILSGALEKPILDGDTIVAENGKITAIGRFKDVDIEGATTIVDANGTTVAPGLIDSHVHPVAGDWTPRQNQINWIDSYLHGGVTTMISAGEVHMPGRPRDVVGLKAMAVFAQRAFWTLRPGGVKVHAGAPVIECEMVEEDFKEMAANGVKLLGEVGLGGVKDGPTARKMVGWARKYGIQSTIHTGGPSIPGSGLIDKDVVLEADTDVVGHINGGHTALPDDQIRCICEGCKRGLELVHNGNERSALFTLRTAREMGDLHRVILGTDAPAGSGVQPLGILRMVSMLSSLGDLPAEIAFCLATGNTARMRQLDCGLIEVGRSADFVIMDKAQHSPGKNILESVQLGDLPGIGMTIIDGIVRTQRSRNTPPAGKVPEVVAK
- a CDS encoding ferredoxin--NADP reductase, whose product is MSNFNQESVLSVHHWTDTLFSFKTTRSPTFRFRNGEFTMIGLKVGEKPLLRAYSVASANYEDTLEFFSIKVPDGPLTSRLQHLKEGDEIIVSRKATGTLVIDNLEEGRNLYLIGTGTGLAPFLSVIKDPETYERFEKVVLLHGCRHVKELAYGEMITEHLPKDELLGEYIQNQLIYYPTVTRDPFRNRGRITDLITSGKLFADIGLPALEAAHDRVMICGSPALVADTRVLLGERGFVEGNHGEPAQFVVEKAFAER
- a CDS encoding cytochrome P450, coding for MTARLDFTSEAFFRDPPKAIANLRMSGPVVATRFPLVGNVWITTTHDATAQVLKDGATFTLRKDDGDVAGLRWWMPRFVRTIANSMLTMDEPDHTRLRSIVDEAFRRRAIVAMEPRIRAIADGLADELFAEECPADLVQRYARILPLAVISELLGLPLADRPKFIAWANAMSSLTNVVSFLSLLFAFRKMRSYLEQQLQTARVQGGEGLIAELIQVEREGGQITPDEMVSMVFLLLAAGSETTTHLISGSVYELLRNPELRDWLEQDWSRVGLAVEEFLRFVSPVQFSKPRYVRRDVEVEGVRLKKGDRVMVMLAAANMDPTVHDRPETLDLERKPNRHISFGTGIHFCLGHQLARIEAACALQALFVRWPKLSLAVDSAEVRWRKRPGLRAIAKLPVAPEGRGTETTSRTGTRDDRSLTAAN
- a CDS encoding DUF763 domain-containing protein — protein: MTRRTGSADLPLHTGRVPPWLASRMSSLGAIVTQAIVHHYGRDAFLQRLSHPFWFQSFGAVMGMDWHSSGITTSVIGALKRGLGPLQDELGIYVCGGRGQHSRKTPDELLQLGERVGFDGIELTRASRLVAKVDSAAVQDGFDLYLHGFFVTAEGKWTVVQQGMNGDKRQARRYHWHSEALKSFVDTPHSAIDGPQQGEIVNLTDHRADMSRTAQLELLSDLGPDRIVSEFERLAGTASTPAQGMLPHLIMPAHHDVRPKDVFARRLHGTLAAAAERGPADFPELLLTPGVGARTVRSLAMVAEIVHGAPYRFTDPARFSLAHGGKDRHPYPVPIKVYDETIRVLKGAIQNAKLGREEEMQAIKRLDDQARRLERTARGPSVAAFIAGERAASPDLDGRSVFGWERDLASTKKRTG
- a CDS encoding mechanosensitive ion channel family protein — encoded protein: MDWQALTAEIDAMFGWIPSWFIGLSLVGGAILLALVAYRIATWVLTRAFATRLPLLSVFIERTAGPAQMALCLAAVAMVLPLAPLDDTIRNPLTRLFVVAFIALIGWISIRIVDMSAARYLQNFRDVTENFVARKHVTQVRVFKRVTDTIIVIITVSAALMTFDSVKQYGVSLFASAGAAGIIVGLAARPLLSNLIAGLQIAITQPIRIEDAVIIENEWGWVEDIASTYVVIRLWDWRRMVVPLSYFIEKPFQNWTRDTASLIGVVALHVDYRADVPRIRRWLEEAVKASKLWDGEVVNLQVIDADSRTIELRALVSARNAPQSWDLRCEIREKLIAFIRDEMPEALPRDRAILIPSGDEDGDFARRFAPPEKMRANATS
- a CDS encoding tripartite tricarboxylate transporter substrate binding protein; amino-acid sequence: MLGLNEKIGGLMLGAGLLLAGSAAQAENYPSKPVHILVPYAAGGAVDVLARTLGQALAKTWGQQPVIDNRPGAGGIVASQALTQAAPDGYTLILVASGHPLNQFIYPSVPYDTFKDFTAITEVASSPLAIVVAKDSPYKTLGDLLAAAKKEPDKLSYGMSGNGTSAHLAGELLKHMSGTKIVAIPYKGGAPALTAVIAGEIPLSINPLAEAIGQLEGGPVRALAVTSAERSKALPNVPTIAEAGVPGYDVSVWWGVLGPAKMPPEIVAKLETDLKAALQDPSVLSTLGKIGATPVGSSPKEFDAYMRAEAAKWEPVLKAANIRAQ
- a CDS encoding TetR/AcrR family transcriptional regulator, with amino-acid sequence MVRKPTSKEAARKPNMREAILAAAEELFATNGFNAVSVRDIAQAAGANPGSVTYHFKTKDGLLLEIYRRHCGPMNLRRSELLAAARRVRDLQDRLEAIVRAYVVPAFTSGSDLAGGGARFTRLRAVMSAEGNEVARKIIAQTFDDTSHAFIDAVHESLPHIPRTDIVWRSHFLLGALYYSLVTPERVSRLSRGEADGSDAAAAIEQLVQATVAAFQAPALDQAAPARRRPIVASKT
- a CDS encoding amidohydrolase, with translation MTMMYTPTIPPPDPNTRTPKFRLPKLSCDAHCHIFGPGAKYPYAPERSYTPPDAPLEDFRALHAKLGVERAVIVNASVHGTDNRVALDAIAESNGAYRAVANIDDTITERELRVLHEGGFRGCRFNFVRHLGGVPDKRAFDRIVAMVTPLGWHVDLHFDAIDLPEYADMLTRLPLNYTIDHMGRVKAADGLDQLPFRILIELMQRDEKCWVKICGSERVSSAGPPFTDAVPFARKIVETAPDRVIWGTDWPHPNVKVMPNDGDLVDLIPLFAPEPELQTKILVDNPARLFEFEA
- a CDS encoding PIG-L deacetylase family protein; its protein translation is MKTGLVVTAHPGDFVWRAGGAIALHAKKGYRMKIVCLSFGERGESQFAWKEKGATLESVKAGRKDEAERAARLLGAEIEFFDCGDYPLKLTEAHFDRMVDIYRELNPSFVLTHALEDPYNFDHPNAAHFAQETRVVAQAMGHKPGAQYKYAAPPVFLFEPHQPEQCNYKPDTILKIDEVWKEKYEAFQILAAQKHLWGYYERVALNRGIQGSRNTGVPMTYGEAYQRLFPTVAEELA